The genome window AGCTGGTCTGTGAGAATACAGCTCACTGAGTCTGGGTTCTTGGCACTGAAAATGCTTTCTTGAGGTAACTATCACGCTGGCTAGCAGGTTACCTAGCAACCAACACTACAAGATGGGCTAACCATAGCAACATTCTGAACACGTTACAATATTATCAAATAATTTGAGTTTCTGTTAGTCATGAGCTAAGTCCCATTATGTCTGACTGCACAGTGCACTAATAGTTAATGTGCTATAACCTGAGTCGACTCTTTGAAACGACTCTTTTTGGGTGAGCGATAGGAGTCGACTCACATACCCGAAGAACCGCATTATGGTTTTACTGAAGATTCATTAGTACTTTGTagtacatttgttagtacagTGCATCAAGTCATTAAGTAGCTACTTGCTTGGTACAACATAACTATCAAAAGGCGGCTCATCCGTAATAAACACACGcagaccactttattaggaacacttgtacgcTTACCCCTTATCcaatcaatcagccaatcatgcagtggtcagcagaagaccacatccaGTTCTCGGCTGACCGAcatggaacccgatgtggtcgtCAGCTGTTACAGTTCGTCTGCCTTAAACGTCAACATCCTCTACGctcagagatgcttttctgctcacgcCGGTTGTAGAGAGAGGttatgagttactgtagcctttctgtcagatcaaaacagtctggccattccattctcctctgacctccctCATCAAAAAGGCTCTCCACCCAGAGAACTGTCTCTAACTAGATGTTTTTggttttcgcaccattctgtgtaagcGCTAGAGACTGTCGTGTGCGAAAAGatcagcaaattctaaaagctCAAACCAGACAGCAACCATGCCACCGTCAAAGTCACCGAGATTTATACATTGTGCTGCTTGCACGATTGGCTGATCGGATAATTGCCAGACTGTGCAGTGATACAGGTGCGGGTGGTGAGTGTATATTCCATCATAGTCAGTTCTCCGTCCACTCCAGGGCGAAAGTATacacttttaattaaaaaggaATTTTATTTCTCGAGGAACAGATGAGAGAAACCATTTGATGATTGAGAGACACAGCCTGTGATGCAGATGATGTCTGAACACAGGGGCATGACAACAGGGTCTGTAATATTTGCCTCCGGACCTATTACTAACACCAGAGCAGAAGGAATTTGCAAAGTGAAGCATACGTGACATTTTtcaggaagaaaagaaaagaaaaaaaaaaaccagaccaATTAAAAAGACCAATAAAAATCAGTAAAAATCTCAACACTGCATTTCTAACACATGACATTCGATCCAAACAGAAGAAATCTAACAGCAGCAACGTAGATCTGAACaaggtcctttttttttttgccttttaaaACCCAAGATGCGCACATATAAAAACTCATTAGCTGTCTGTCATATTCACTGTATGATCTGGATCCTTTCAAAATAACGAAAACAAATGGAACAAGGCAACAATATGCTGGTccgttaaaaaaatatatcagcTCTGTGGcatcatttgtatttaaaaaaacaaacaaaacaaaaacgcaaCACAGtaaaaatgtgaatttatcGTGGAGGAAACCCGCGGTGAGGTGCACCACGCCCCCTGAACCCGCCCCGCTCTCCTCGAAAATTGGGTCGGTTCCTGTCGCGCCCGCGTTCACCTCGCCCACCTGCCACTCCACCTCGGCCCCCTCGGGGAGCCCCTCTGCACCCCTCGGGCTTAGGGGGCGGGGATTTGGGGCGGAGCCTTTCAATGTCCTCTGTGCAGCCTGAGAGATAGGAGCTGGAGAAGTGGGAGGAGTATGCTTCAGCGTTGAAGTTGCTGTTGGTCAGCGTGGGTCCGACAGTTAACCAGCCtggaaaatcacacacacacacacacacacacacacacacacacacacacacaccccaaaaccCATAAATATCACTTTGTAAACACCTTCCTTAGTACTTACGAGACATGATGACAACAGTTCGGAAAGAGAAaactgtctctctgtgtgtgtgtgtgtgtgagagagagagaaagagagagagaccaagacaGAGACCTGGCCTGATAGTACTGTCTCGCCCAAACAGATGGAGACGCCTGAGTCCGAGGCAGAAGTGCTCGATGATGTGGAAAATCTCCACAGGCTTCTCGATGTTGCCCATCTCAGGCTCCTCTGTGATGATCAGGTCGATGTCCACGTTGGCGTGGATGAATTCGCCGTCTGTGCTGCGCCGAACCGTGCCCTTAATACCCATCAGGCAGtgctcctgaaacacacacacaacatttatgtaaattttaGGTTGAAGAAAAACAAGATGAATAATATCACTAATCAAGCACGCACACTTTAATTATCACCTCTTGCAGAAAGCCTGCAATAAACCTTCTctattttgatgatgatgatgatgatgataaaaaaaaaaaaaaccctaacagGTTTAATTCCCTTCTTCTTACCTTCGTCCTCTGAAACACTGCTTTGGGGTCCAGCGTTTTGGTCTTTCCCGGGTTGTCCTTGTTGGTCTTGATCCAACAGATGTCCTCACATCTCCTGAACCCCCATTTCCTCAAACACTGCGTAGCGAACGCACTGATTACACACCTTTACTTAAGAGaccatatatatttaaaaaaaaaaaaaaaagaagaaaaaaaagacagctaCAGATATTGTGCACGTCTAATCTAATTATGTCtgcagtgtaaacacacaataaaccCCGAGAGTACTAAAATGCTACGAAGCCCAGATTGTGACCGTCGTTACCGGATTAACAGCAGACATTCTTTAAACGTGAGTCTTACCATCCTGCCGAGATCGAGCCCCTCCCCCGAGCCGCACCAGAGAAAGACGAAAGAACGCAGTGCCGAGATCTCGTCGATCTCCAGCTTCATGATCTAggacagagacggagagacgCAGTGTTCGCTTCTCGAATCCGATTCGACAAAACGTGTCGGTTAGTTTTCCGTAACCGCGGCTCTTACGGATGTAATTCGAGTCGTTAGATGCGGGTTTACGATACCGAAAGAGAAAAGCGTTCAGCACTCACATCGTCCCAGGTCCAGAAG of Ictalurus punctatus breed USDA103 chromosome 29, Coco_2.0, whole genome shotgun sequence contains these proteins:
- the mettl14 gene encoding N6-adenosine-methyltransferase non-catalytic subunit isoform X2, with amino-acid sequence MDSRLQEIRERQKLRRQLLAQQLGAESADTIGAVLNSKQEQKEIEETRETCRSSFDTTASGSKRKCQNEGEDPDEDMEEQREDAEPQQQEDSGPFEEVYKDSSTFLKGTQSLNPHNDYCQHFVDTGHRPQNFIRDVGLADRFEEYPKLRELIRLKDELISTTNTPPMYLQADPENFDLRDLKCKFDVILLEPPLEEYYRESGIIASERFWTWDDCLRKWGFRRCEDICWIKTNKDNPGKTKTLDPKAVFQRTKEHCLMGIKGTVRRSTDGEFIHANVDIDLIITEEPEMGNIEKPVEIFHIIEHFCLGLRRLHLFGRDSTIRPGWLTVGPTLTNSNFNAEAYSSHFSSSYLSGCTEDIERLRPKSPPPKPEGCRGAPRGGRGGVAGGRGERGRDRNRPNFRGERGGFRGRGAPHRGFPPR
- the mettl14 gene encoding N6-adenosine-methyltransferase non-catalytic subunit isoform X1; translation: MDSRLQEIRERQKLRRQLLAQQLGAESADTIGAVLNSKQEQKEIEETRETCRSSFDTTASGSKRKCQNEGEDPDEDMEEQREDAEPQQQEDSGPFEEVYKDSSTFLKGTQSLNPHNDYCQHFVDTGHRPQNFIRDVGLADRFEEYPKLRELIRLKDELISTTNTPPMYLQADPENFDLRDLKCKFDVILLEPPLEEYYRESGIIASERFWTWDDIMKLEIDEISALRSFVFLWCGSGEGLDLGRMCLRKWGFRRCEDICWIKTNKDNPGKTKTLDPKAVFQRTKEHCLMGIKGTVRRSTDGEFIHANVDIDLIITEEPEMGNIEKPVEIFHIIEHFCLGLRRLHLFGRDSTIRPGWLTVGPTLTNSNFNAEAYSSHFSSSYLSGCTEDIERLRPKSPPPKPEGCRGAPRGGRGGVAGGRGERGRDRNRPNFRGERGGFRGRGAPHRGFPPR